From Pseudomonas hefeiensis, one genomic window encodes:
- a CDS encoding CS1-pili formation C-terminal domain-containing protein, translated as MFPMTPIAGALALLLCANALAAPTAPGTTPRSLLSQAKGLPAEFESHFFDVPLAVRIELNQQYLGEAMVVLTRDDRITLLDFTDTQDSTIKAVEREQWAQHLKQGQVLGACEGRCPSGLLAVHYSLENSLVSILTRDVERGTEIKRYYDQPEGGSLGLIFNNQLNINGGQEQDTGGRYGLNASSSVGNWSQSLDLQLSRLGGPDDKLYHAVHELYTQREMEGTFFRLGYFTPSSDGLNRQIRSFGANPDTALGVMYGSSDSLAIENPKPSVYPIYVTASRQASVEIYRSGLLINTQAVASGLQSLDTRPLPGGIYEVEVRLIEDGQTTATSQELVYKPSNWSNAEDRWRYNLFAGRETRLWSNWEDQPSGFTTAGIGLSYLLHPRVILGASTRQVQDKLQVGTSVDWTLAGNTSLYANVYQTQQYGTGMDLQGLYSYGNGSVVASHNRSWLDTRNTYETLPDGTRIRQRNVFVGHTSNSSLSVNHRLSNKTSINGRLAYSEGNVQGTGLDLGWTQRGKLRGSDANWRLSVFDRPGTSSTADRRNRGVDLSVSVALGGPGEYWSGSLGTRTSRDGDRDHNASLTYRRNLQDHVLQSVSATALADTYGVGLSGIASFMTDSLYGDGFIQRSSYNDNLTGGLNLSSTVAVGGQKAAFTGLPQGRGAGMIVDVETDLDNVVLRADDLTGGSSALRPGRNFVPITAYKNSMVTFDFDGVHPPAANIEPSRIRYHLNKGGVDYRKISVMKTVTVLGRLLDGQGQPLRGHHVINHASRGISEVDGFFSMEMNTGSPTLEVRYGNELFCRFRLDPDNTGREGDVLMIGDLRCTPDTLADTTLAEAGTKQRS; from the coding sequence ATGTTCCCGATGACGCCCATCGCGGGTGCGCTCGCGCTATTGTTGTGCGCGAATGCATTGGCCGCGCCGACTGCCCCCGGTACGACACCGAGAAGCCTGCTGTCCCAGGCCAAGGGCCTGCCGGCGGAGTTTGAATCGCACTTCTTCGATGTGCCTCTGGCGGTTCGTATTGAACTCAATCAACAGTACCTCGGCGAAGCCATGGTGGTCTTGACGCGGGATGATCGTATTACCCTGCTTGACTTCACCGACACGCAGGACAGCACGATAAAAGCTGTCGAGCGCGAGCAATGGGCACAGCATCTCAAACAAGGACAAGTATTGGGCGCCTGTGAAGGCCGCTGTCCGTCAGGGCTGCTGGCCGTGCATTACAGCCTTGAAAATTCATTGGTGTCGATCCTGACCCGGGACGTGGAACGAGGCACCGAAATCAAGCGCTATTACGATCAACCGGAAGGCGGCAGTCTCGGTCTGATCTTCAACAACCAACTGAATATCAACGGTGGCCAAGAGCAGGACACAGGCGGGCGTTATGGCCTCAACGCCAGTTCCAGCGTGGGCAACTGGAGCCAGTCGCTGGACCTTCAGCTTTCACGTCTTGGCGGGCCGGACGACAAGCTGTACCACGCCGTCCATGAGCTCTACACCCAACGAGAGATGGAAGGGACTTTTTTCCGCCTGGGTTATTTCACGCCCAGCTCCGACGGCTTGAATCGGCAGATCCGTTCGTTCGGCGCCAACCCGGACACCGCGTTGGGGGTGATGTACGGCAGCTCCGACAGCCTGGCGATCGAAAATCCCAAACCCAGCGTCTACCCCATTTATGTCACCGCCAGCCGCCAGGCGTCGGTGGAGATTTACCGCAGTGGCCTGTTGATCAATACCCAGGCGGTCGCCTCCGGCTTGCAGAGTCTGGACACTCGGCCCTTGCCCGGCGGTATCTATGAAGTGGAAGTGCGGCTGATCGAGGACGGGCAAACCACCGCCACCAGCCAGGAACTGGTCTACAAACCCAGCAATTGGAGCAACGCCGAGGATCGCTGGCGCTACAACCTGTTCGCCGGGCGCGAAACCAGGCTCTGGAGCAACTGGGAAGACCAGCCCTCGGGGTTCACGACGGCGGGCATCGGCCTCAGCTACCTGTTGCATCCCCGAGTGATCCTGGGCGCTTCCACGCGTCAGGTGCAGGACAAACTGCAAGTGGGCACCTCGGTGGACTGGACGCTGGCGGGCAACACCAGCCTGTACGCCAACGTCTATCAAACCCAGCAGTACGGCACCGGCATGGACTTGCAAGGCCTGTACAGTTACGGCAATGGCAGCGTGGTGGCCAGCCACAACCGCAGTTGGCTGGACACCCGCAACACCTATGAAACCCTGCCGGATGGCACCCGTATCCGTCAGCGCAATGTGTTCGTCGGCCATACCAGCAACTCGTCGCTGTCGGTCAACCATCGCTTGAGCAACAAGACCTCCATCAACGGACGGCTGGCCTACAGCGAGGGTAATGTCCAGGGCACCGGCCTGGACCTGGGTTGGACCCAGCGCGGCAAGCTGCGTGGCAGCGATGCCAACTGGCGGCTTTCAGTGTTCGACCGCCCCGGCACCTCGAGTACCGCCGACCGGCGCAATCGCGGCGTCGACCTGAGCGTTAGCGTCGCCCTGGGCGGGCCGGGTGAGTACTGGTCGGGCAGCCTCGGCACCCGTACCTCGCGGGACGGCGATCGGGACCACAATGCCTCGCTGACCTATCGCCGAAATCTGCAAGACCACGTGCTGCAAAGCGTCTCCGCCACGGCGCTGGCCGACACCTATGGCGTGGGCCTGTCCGGCATCGCCAGCTTCATGACCGACTCGCTTTACGGCGACGGTTTCATTCAGCGCTCGTCCTATAACGACAACCTCACCGGCGGCCTGAACCTGAGCAGCACCGTGGCCGTGGGCGGCCAGAAAGCGGCCTTCACCGGCCTGCCCCAAGGGCGTGGCGCGGGCATGATCGTCGATGTGGAAACCGATCTGGACAATGTCGTCCTGCGCGCTGATGACTTGACCGGCGGCAGCAGCGCGTTGCGTCCGGGCCGTAACTTCGTCCCCATCACTGCTTATAAAAACAGCATGGTGACCTTCGACTTCGACGGCGTGCATCCGCCAGCGGCGAACATCGAGCCTTCACGCATCCGTTATCACCTGAATAAGGGCGGCGTGGACTACCGCAAGATCAGCGTGATGAAAACCGTGACCGTGCTCGGGCGTTTGCTGGACGGGCAGGGCCAGCCGCTTCGGGGCCACCACGTGATCAACCACGCCAGTCGCGGCATCAGCGAGGTGGACGGGTTCTTCTCCATGGAAATGAATACCGGCTCGCCCACCCTGGAAGTGCGCTACGGCAACGAGTTGTTTTGCCGGTTCCGCCTCGACCCGGACAACACCGGCCGCGAAGGCGATGTGTTGATGATCGGTGATTTGCGCTGCACGCCCGACACCCTGGCCGATACGACGCTGGCCGAGGCTGGGACGAAGCAGCGCTCATGA
- a CDS encoding CS1 type fimbrial major subunit — MFKKIIFMTTLATLSPSWVSAADDARAAIHITANIPNKQFHVQPRNPDFGKDEVMHFNPVTRKLTPLRQTFDVKHTEGSVHAYLDGPSFLYNGWNPILLLISFNNVVLNATPQEVVDDATSTPGMQAEMVISAPIPLTPLQTGLYTGDITVIFDAVPRVTL; from the coding sequence GTGTTTAAAAAAATAATATTCATGACAACTCTTGCGACCCTGAGTCCTTCTTGGGTGTCCGCGGCTGACGATGCTCGCGCAGCCATCCATATCACCGCGAACATTCCCAACAAGCAGTTCCATGTGCAGCCGCGCAATCCGGACTTCGGCAAGGATGAGGTCATGCATTTCAACCCGGTGACCAGAAAATTGACCCCGCTGCGCCAGACCTTCGATGTGAAGCACACCGAAGGTTCGGTTCATGCCTACCTTGATGGGCCATCCTTTCTGTACAACGGCTGGAACCCGATTCTCCTTCTCATCTCGTTCAACAACGTTGTACTGAACGCCACGCCGCAGGAAGTGGTGGATGACGCAACGTCCACGCCAGGTATGCAGGCCGAGATGGTCATCTCCGCGCCGATCCCGCTTACTCCCCTGCAGACAGGTTTGTACACAGGGGATATCACCGTGATCTTCGACGCGGTCCCTCGGGTTACCCTGTAA
- a CDS encoding REP-associated tyrosine transposase has protein sequence MHPRPNSHLLRRGRYSEHGRAYLVTAVIHRRRPVFADWKVGRLLVAELKRANDSGQVKSLAWVVMPDHFHWLLQLIDNQLSRVIGATKARCTHSVNSKTGTCGPLWQNGFHDRAIRDNEDLLPFARYIIANPLRAGLVDRIGDYPLWNAEWL, from the coding sequence ATGCATCCACGACCCAATTCCCACCTACTGCGTCGAGGACGTTATTCGGAGCATGGACGAGCCTATCTGGTGACTGCGGTTATTCATCGTCGGCGGCCGGTTTTTGCCGACTGGAAAGTTGGAAGACTGTTGGTCGCCGAACTCAAGCGCGCGAATGATTCAGGCCAGGTAAAGTCCTTGGCCTGGGTGGTCATGCCGGATCATTTCCATTGGCTGCTGCAACTCATCGATAACCAACTAAGCCGGGTCATCGGTGCTACGAAAGCTCGATGCACCCATAGCGTGAACAGCAAGACCGGGACTTGTGGCCCTCTCTGGCAAAACGGCTTCCACGACCGTGCGATCCGCGACAACGAAGACCTGCTGCCCTTCGCCCGCTACATCATTGCCAATCCACTTCGTGCAGGACTGGTGGATCGAATCGGCGATTACCCCCTATGGAACGCTGAATGGCTTTGA
- a CDS encoding molecular chaperone produces the protein MKHLWAWVGFYLFCGVAQAGPQIGVGVVYDYLEGDKSTYMKRVFNGGTSTAFVKVNILEMIYNEDGTYQEVPLQNQASAMAKDGLMASPARLIVPANGMQGTRLLFMGNRDKERYFRVRFVPVVPEAEDEFAISAQEREEYKKERVAAGLKVLAGYGTVFFVRPKNTRFETVIDDSASHYLMRNNGNSVLVIDEFKDCAAKKENDCRPTTKHHVMAGRTFSFDKEAGREYRFTLIEGGQSKAVEIKG, from the coding sequence ATGAAACATCTATGGGCATGGGTTGGGTTCTATCTGTTTTGCGGCGTGGCCCAGGCCGGGCCGCAGATTGGTGTCGGGGTGGTCTACGACTACCTCGAAGGCGACAAAAGCACCTACATGAAACGGGTGTTCAACGGCGGCACCTCCACGGCATTCGTCAAGGTCAACATCCTGGAAATGATCTACAACGAGGACGGTACGTATCAGGAAGTGCCGTTGCAGAACCAGGCCAGCGCCATGGCCAAGGACGGCCTGATGGCCAGCCCGGCGCGGCTGATCGTGCCGGCCAACGGCATGCAGGGCACAAGGTTGCTGTTCATGGGCAACCGCGACAAGGAGCGTTACTTCCGGGTGCGTTTCGTGCCGGTGGTGCCGGAAGCGGAGGACGAGTTTGCCATCAGTGCGCAGGAGCGCGAAGAGTACAAAAAGGAACGTGTGGCGGCGGGGCTCAAGGTCCTGGCGGGCTACGGCACGGTGTTTTTTGTACGACCCAAGAACACCCGTTTCGAGACCGTGATCGATGACAGCGCCAGTCATTACCTGATGCGCAACAACGGCAATAGCGTTCTGGTGATCGATGAGTTCAAGGATTGTGCCGCGAAGAAAGAAAACGACTGCCGGCCGACCACCAAGCACCACGTCATGGCCGGTCGCACGTTTTCGTTCGACAAGGAGGCGGGGCGTGAATATCGCTTCACGCTGATCGAGGGCGGCCAGAGCAAGGCCGTCGAGATCAAGGGTTGA
- a CDS encoding CS1 type fimbrial major subunit — translation MFKTLLRPLALTALIWPWSPAWGAVERETFELYVTIPTLDFYVLPLDPQWVQREQRLPFSTITNELSPLRATYEVKNSNGAIGARLGEEAYLSNGRDRIDLRVRFNNVELSLDSAHVVSAIEARPGRQVPLEIAAIKPADDYKPGDYYGTVHMVFDAIAP, via the coding sequence ATGTTCAAGACACTGCTACGCCCCCTCGCATTGACCGCTCTGATATGGCCCTGGAGCCCGGCGTGGGGGGCGGTCGAACGGGAAACCTTCGAACTCTACGTGACCATCCCGACGCTCGACTTCTATGTACTGCCCCTCGACCCGCAGTGGGTCCAGCGTGAACAACGCTTGCCGTTCAGCACCATCACCAACGAGCTCAGCCCGTTGCGGGCGACCTACGAGGTGAAGAACAGCAACGGTGCCATCGGTGCGCGCCTGGGCGAAGAGGCTTACTTATCCAATGGCCGTGACCGTATCGACCTGCGGGTGAGGTTCAACAACGTCGAGTTGAGCCTGGATTCAGCCCACGTGGTGTCAGCCATCGAGGCCCGGCCCGGACGCCAGGTGCCATTGGAAATCGCCGCCATCAAGCCCGCTGACGACTATAAGCCCGGCGACTACTACGGCACGGTGCACATGGTGTTCGATGCCATTGCGCCGTGA
- a CDS encoding transglycosylase domain-containing protein, whose protein sequence is MGALWQTDSSKPVGPTERMEEAPLPQKKRRAGHGWRAFWLLLLIIVVVVGLAVAKEMRTSRFQAREISRYAASLTYSVQPGPSDAIVYPGAGPFDRRLGYSSMDEFLPRLLKRDYVIQAQARFSPALMTYVDKGLFAPYVEKIQAGLTITDCRVAPLYQFKYPQQLYASFEAIPPVVVQSLLFIENRFLLDPKHPQANPAVDWPRFGMAAWSQVAKLLSLPGQSAGGSTLATQLEKYRHSADGLTGSGAEKIRQMISASVRAYQAGPQTLEARQKVIRDYLNSVPLSAVPGHGEVHGMAEGLRVWYGADFKRANEHLSSSATDPDSLAEKGLALREMLSLMIAQRRPSYYLSKGRDELAHLTDSHVRLLAQNGVIDASLAEATLASKVSYRDWVQQPTLQPNEINKGISAARSRLATLLNRSFYDLDRLDLSATSTLQNDLQTQATDYLKRLADPAFATEIGLMGERLLTPTSTAQVRYSFTLLELTPDGSRVRVQTDSTDQPFDINEGSKLELGSTAKLRVLTTYLQIIAELHERYAHEPPATLKKTEVADQDRLSRWAVDYLIQHNDRNLPTMLEAALDRTYSASPGEAFFTGGGLHTFNNFRREDNGRNPTLRDALRESINLPFIRLMRDLVRYATYAGPDSSSELLKDDKNPRRQEYLAQFADREGTTFLLKFWKKYQKKDTGQRLETFLDGMRPTAIRLAAVHRYFFPGDSQESFNHFVRSHLKSAKSAEKLTNERLERLYRSYGPGSYDLPDQGFIAKVHPLDLWLVGYLLNNPDAKFSQIVKASRFERQEVYSWLFKSRHKSARDSRIRTMLEVEAFLDIHQRWQEVGYPFDHLVPSLATAIGSSGDRPAALAELVGTILNDGIRLPALRVDSLDFAVNTPYETRLISDPDNGKRVMPVEVAQALRSALSQVVDAGTAKRVAGSFTLADGTPLSMGGKTGTGDNRIEAVGAGGRVISSKSINRTATFVFYIGDSHFGTLTAYVPGASAQNFKFTSALPVQVLKGMAPFLSPYLQPGSQTQCKPLVARQ, encoded by the coding sequence ATGGGCGCGTTATGGCAAACCGATTCGAGTAAACCTGTGGGCCCGACTGAACGTATGGAAGAAGCACCTTTACCCCAAAAAAAACGCCGAGCAGGGCATGGCTGGCGAGCGTTCTGGTTGTTGCTGTTGATTATCGTAGTGGTGGTCGGCCTGGCGGTGGCCAAGGAAATGCGCACGTCCAGGTTTCAGGCCCGGGAGATCAGCCGGTACGCCGCGTCTCTGACCTATTCGGTGCAACCGGGGCCCAGCGACGCCATCGTCTACCCTGGGGCGGGCCCGTTCGACCGGCGGTTGGGCTACAGCTCGATGGATGAGTTCCTGCCACGGTTGCTCAAGCGCGATTACGTGATCCAGGCCCAGGCACGTTTCTCCCCAGCCTTGATGACCTACGTCGATAAAGGCCTGTTCGCTCCCTACGTGGAAAAGATCCAGGCCGGCCTGACCATCACCGATTGCCGCGTTGCGCCCTTGTACCAGTTCAAGTACCCGCAGCAACTGTACGCAAGCTTCGAGGCAATCCCCCCCGTGGTGGTGCAAAGCCTGTTGTTCATCGAGAACCGCTTTTTGCTTGACCCCAAGCATCCCCAGGCCAACCCGGCGGTGGACTGGCCGCGCTTCGGCATGGCGGCGTGGTCCCAGGTGGCCAAGCTCCTGAGTTTGCCGGGACAGTCCGCCGGGGGCAGCACACTGGCAACGCAGCTGGAAAAATACCGCCACTCCGCCGATGGCCTCACCGGGTCGGGGGCGGAGAAAATCCGCCAGATGATTTCCGCCAGTGTGCGTGCCTATCAGGCAGGCCCACAGACCCTTGAGGCACGGCAGAAAGTCATCCGTGATTACCTCAACAGCGTGCCGCTCTCTGCCGTGCCGGGGCATGGCGAAGTCCACGGCATGGCCGAAGGTTTGCGGGTCTGGTACGGCGCCGATTTCAAGCGTGCCAACGAACACTTGTCCAGCAGCGCGACAGACCCAGACAGCCTCGCGGAAAAAGGCCTGGCCCTGCGGGAAATGCTGTCGTTGATGATCGCCCAGCGTCGCCCGTCCTATTACTTGTCCAAGGGCCGCGACGAACTGGCGCACCTGACCGACAGCCACGTCCGGCTACTGGCCCAGAACGGCGTGATCGACGCCTCCCTGGCCGAGGCGACCCTGGCAAGCAAGGTCAGCTATCGCGACTGGGTGCAGCAACCCACCCTCCAACCCAACGAAATCAACAAGGGCATCAGCGCCGCCCGCAGTCGTCTTGCCACGCTGCTCAACCGCTCGTTCTACGACCTCGACCGCCTGGACCTCTCCGCCACCAGCACCTTGCAAAACGACTTGCAGACCCAGGCCACCGATTACCTCAAGCGCTTGGCGGACCCGGCGTTCGCAACCGAAATCGGCCTGATGGGCGAACGTCTGCTGACGCCTACCAGCACCGCCCAGGTGCGCTACAGCTTCACCCTGCTGGAGTTGACCCCGGACGGCTCGCGCGTGCGCGTGCAGACCGACAGCACCGACCAACCCTTCGATATCAACGAAGGCAGCAAACTGGAACTGGGCTCCACCGCCAAGTTACGGGTGCTCACCACCTACCTGCAGATCATCGCCGAACTGCACGAACGTTATGCCCACGAGCCCCCGGCAACATTGAAAAAAACCGAGGTCGCCGACCAGGACCGTCTCTCCCGCTGGGCGGTCGATTACCTGATCCAGCACAACGATCGCAACCTGCCGACGATGCTTGAGGCGGCGCTGGATCGTACCTATTCAGCCAGCCCCGGCGAGGCGTTTTTCACCGGTGGCGGGCTGCACACCTTCAATAATTTCCGTAGAGAAGATAACGGCCGTAATCCCACCTTGCGGGACGCCCTGCGCGAGTCGATCAACCTGCCATTCATTCGCCTGATGCGTGACTTGGTGCGTTACGCCACGTATGCGGGTCCCGACAGCAGTTCGGAGCTGCTCAAGGACGACAAGAATCCGCGCCGCCAGGAGTACCTGGCCCAGTTTGCCGACCGCGAAGGCACCACGTTCCTGCTCAAGTTCTGGAAGAAATACCAGAAAAAAGACACGGGCCAGCGTCTCGAAACGTTCCTCGACGGCATGCGCCCCACCGCGATCCGCCTGGCCGCCGTGCACCGCTACTTCTTTCCCGGCGACAGCCAGGAGAGCTTCAACCACTTTGTGCGTTCGCACCTCAAGTCGGCCAAGAGTGCCGAAAAGCTCACCAACGAACGCCTGGAACGGCTCTACCGCAGCTACGGCCCGGGCAGCTATGACCTGCCCGACCAAGGTTTTATCGCCAAAGTCCATCCACTGGACCTGTGGTTGGTGGGTTATCTGCTGAACAACCCCGATGCCAAGTTCAGCCAGATCGTCAAAGCCAGCCGGTTCGAGCGCCAGGAGGTCTACAGCTGGCTGTTCAAGAGCCGGCACAAGAGCGCCCGCGACAGTCGTATCCGGACCATGCTGGAGGTCGAAGCCTTCCTTGATATCCACCAACGCTGGCAGGAAGTCGGCTACCCGTTCGACCATCTGGTGCCGTCGCTGGCCACCGCCATCGGCAGCTCCGGCGACCGCCCCGCCGCCCTGGCGGAACTGGTGGGCACCATCCTCAACGACGGCATCCGGCTCCCGGCGCTACGCGTCGACAGCCTCGACTTCGCCGTCAATACCCCGTATGAAACACGGCTGATCAGCGACCCGGATAACGGCAAACGGGTGATGCCAGTGGAAGTGGCCCAGGCCTTGCGCAGTGCGTTGTCCCAGGTGGTCGATGCCGGCACCGCGAAACGGGTGGCCGGCAGTTTCACCCTGGCCGATGGCACACCGTTGTCGATGGGTGGCAAGACCGGCACTGGCGACAATCGCATCGAAGCCGTTGGCGCCGGCGGGCGGGTCATCAGCTCAAAGTCGATCAACCGTACCGCGACCTTTGTGTTCTACATCGGCGACAGCCATTTCGGCACCCTCACCGCCTATGTGCCGGGGGCTTCGGCGCAGAACTTCAAATTCACCTCGGCCTTGCCGGTGCAGGTGCTCAAGGGCATGGCGCCGTTCCTCTCGCCGTACCTGCAACCGGGTAGCCAGACCCAATGCAAACCACTGGTGGCGCGGCAATGA
- a CDS encoding CS1 type fimbrial major subunit, whose protein sequence is MFRKIRFVMTLAALSPALVSAADDARAAIHITANIPNKQFHAQPRNPDFGKDEVMHFDPVNSQLSPLRQTFDVKHTDGSVHAYLEGGRAFLTNGSDAIPLLVRFNNISLTGVSQEVVDDATSTPGTQADMLIMASDKVYDGQQGLYTADLTVIFDAVPRVTP, encoded by the coding sequence ATGTTTAGAAAAATACGGTTCGTGATGACCCTTGCGGCCCTGAGTCCTGCACTGGTGTCGGCGGCTGATGATGCTCGCGCAGCCATTCATATCACCGCGAACATTCCTAACAAGCAGTTCCATGCGCAGCCGCGTAATCCGGACTTTGGCAAGGATGAGGTCATGCATTTCGATCCTGTGAACAGCCAACTGAGCCCGCTGCGCCAGACCTTCGATGTGAAGCACACCGATGGCTCGGTCCATGCCTACCTCGAGGGCGGCCGGGCGTTTTTGACCAACGGCAGCGACGCGATTCCCCTGCTCGTCAGGTTCAACAACATCTCCCTGACCGGCGTGTCCCAGGAAGTGGTGGATGACGCAACGTCCACGCCTGGCACCCAGGCGGACATGCTCATCATGGCCTCGGACAAGGTCTATGACGGTCAGCAAGGCCTGTACACCGCCGACTTGACCGTGATCTTCGACGCGGTGCCTCGCGTAACCCCTTGA